The Macaca nemestrina isolate mMacNem1 chromosome 12, mMacNem.hap1, whole genome shotgun sequence genome contains a region encoding:
- the LOC105466448 gene encoding olfactory receptor 5I1-like, with the protein MEPENGTVKTEFFLLGFSDHLELQSLLFAAFFTIYSVTLMGNLGMILLITISSHLHTPMYFFLCMLSFIDACYSSVIAPKLLVNLVSEKKAISYNGCVAQLYFFCSLVDTESFLLAAMAYDRYIAICNPLLYTVIMSKKVCCQLAIGAFLGGTMSSIIHTTNTFHLSFCSRDINHFFCDISPLFSLSCTDTYMHDIILVVFASFVEAICLLTVLLSYVFIMAAILRTGSVEGRRKGFSTCASHLTVVTIYHGTLIFIYLRPSTGHSLDIDKVTSVFYTLIIPMLNPLIYSLRNKDVKNAFRKVIGQKLLS; encoded by the coding sequence ATGGAGCCGGAGAATGGCACTGTGAAGACTGAGTTCTTTCTTCTGGGATTCAGCGACCATTTGGAACTTCAGAGTCTCCTTTTTGCAGCATTTTTTACCATCTACTCTGTTACTCTGATGGGGAACCTTGGAATGATTTTATTAATCACAATCAGTTCCCACTTGCACACTCCTATGTACTTTTTCCTCTGCATGTTGTCCTTCATAGATGCATGCTACTCTTCTGTCATTGCACCCAAATTACTTGTGAACTTGGTTTCTGAAAAGAAGGCCATTTCTTACAATGGCTGTGTTGCACAGTTATATTTTTTCTGCTCTTTGGTTGACACAGAATCTTTCCTCTTGGCTGCCATGGCTTATGACCGGTACATAGCAATCTGCAACCCACTGCTCTATACGGTGATTATGTCCAAGAAGGTTTGTTGCCAGCTTGCAATTGGGGCATTTTTGGGGGGCACTATGAGCTCGATTATTCATACCACGAACACTTTCCATCTGTCATTCTGCTCCAGAGACATTAACCATTTCTTCTGTGATATCTCCCCACTCTTCTCTCTGTCCTGCACTGACACTTACATGCATGACATAATTCTGGTGGTCTTTGCCAGTTTTGTGGAAGCAATCTGTCTTCTAACAGTTCTCCTTTCTTATGTCTTCATTATGGCAGCTATTCTTAGAACAGGTTCTgtggagggaagaagaaaagggtTCTCCACTTGTGCTTCCCACCTGACTGTGGTCACTATTTATCATGGTACCTTGATCTTCATTTATTTGCGCCCCAGCACTGGCCATTCACTGGATATTGACAAAGTGACCTCTGTGTTCTATACTTTGATTATACCTATGCTGAACCCTCTAATTTACAGTCTAAGGAACAAAGATGTCAAAAATGCTTTTAGAAAAGTGATTGGCCAAAAACTGCTTTCTTAA
- the LOC105466447 gene encoding olfactory receptor 5W2-like, whose amino-acid sequence MTLKNCTVFTDFVFLGLSGTQGMQQGLFVLFFLIYGITVIANLGMIFLIKMDLRLHTPMYYFLSNLSFCDVCYSSTVSPKMLADFLSDQKWIPYNLCAVQMYIFGVFADVECLMLAVMAYDRYVAICNPLLYTITMSRSICTQLVALAYVVGLVDSAIHTCCTFRLSFCNSNVINHFFCDIPPLLALSYSDTFINEIVMFTFIGCIVGCSIVTVFLSYSYIIISILKMSSPEGRQKAFSTCTSHLMAVAVFHGTLLFMYFRPSSSYSMETDKMASVFYTVVIPMLNPLIYSLRNRDVKGALKKAMNTKLCSV is encoded by the coding sequence ATGACCCTTAAGAACTGCACTGTGTTTACTGACTTTGTATTCTTAGGACTTTCAGGTACACAGGGTATGCAGCAGGGGCTCTTCGTGCTTTTCTTCCTAATTTATGGCATAACTGTGATTGCCAATCTAGGGATGATCTTTTTGATCAAGATGGATCTCAGACTTCACACACCCATGTACTATTTCCTGAGCAATTTGTCATTCTGTGATGTCTGCTACTCTTCCACTGTCTCTCCCAAGATGCTGGCTGATTTCTTATCGGACCAAAAGTGGATTCCATATAATTTGTGTGCCGttcaaatgtatatttttggagtctttgcagatgtggaaTGTCTCATGTTGGCTGTCATGGCCTATGATCGTTATGTTGCCATCTGCAATCCACTTCTTTATACGATCACTATGTCCAGGAGTATCTGCACCCAGCTAGTGGCTCTTGCCTATGTTGTAGGTTTGGTGGATTCTGCAATCCACACCTGCTGTACATTCAGATTGTCATTCTGCAATTCTAATGTTATCAATCACTTTTTCTGTGACATCCCACCCTTGCTAGCCCTCTCCTACTCGGACACATTCATTAATGAGATAGTGATGTTCACATTCATTGGCTGTATTGTGGGGTGCAGCATTGTCACTGTCTTCCTCTCCTACAGCTACATCATAATTAGCATCCTTAAAATGAGCTCACCTGAGGGCAGACAGAAAGCCTTTTCTACCTGCACCTCCCACTTGATGGCTGTGGCTGTATTTCATGGCACACTCCTGTTCATGTATTTCCGACCCAGTTCAAGTTACTCAATGGAAACAGACAAAATGGCCTCTGTTTTCTACACAGTTGTCATACCTATGTTAAATCCTCTGATCTACAGCTTAAGGAATAGGGATGTGAAAGGTGCTCTGAAAAAAGCAATGAACACTAAATTATGTTCTGTATGA